CGGAACAACAGGTTCGCACTACGAGACATCGCGCCCGTGCACTCGTCCACCGCGATCACCGCTCCGGGCGGAATCAGGCCGGCAATCGCCCGCGCGAAATTGGCTACGCCTTCCTCGAACTCGAGATAGACCGGCCCGTGCAAATGATCGGCGGGCAGGTCGGACTCCTGCGAGGCCCCTTCGCGGAACGGCAGGAACAGGTGCGGCCATTCGTCGCCGGCGACCACCACGGCCACCGGTCGCTCGACGTAGGACAGGCCGGCGTCGCCGAGCGGCCAGCTGGCACCGGTCGCGTAGACCACGGCATTGTTGCCGAGCAGGATCATCGCGTCGACGCCACGGTCGGCCATGGCCGACCGCAGCCGCGTCCCCGTCTCGCGGCGGAGGCGAGCCAGGTCGGGTGTTTCGGGAATCACCAGTCCGTTGCCGGTGCTGGTGTCCAGTTGCGCGAACGTCGTCACTGCAGATCCAAGAACTTCGTGATGTTGTCGCTGACGATTTTCTTCGCGTTCGCCGGGCCGACGGCGTCGACGACGGACTTCAGCGACTTCTCGGAATAGCCGTAAGTGCTTTCGTTGTGCGGATAGTCGCTGGACCACATCACCTTGTCCACCCCGATCTGGTCGATCAGCTGCAAGCCCAGCGGGTCGACCATGAACGACGCGCTCATGTGGGTGTCCCAGTAGTAGCGCACGTCATGCTCCAGCTGCCGGTTGAACATGTGTTGGTAGGACCCCATCAGGTGCTCGGCGTCTTGCAAAGCCCAAGGCACCCAGGCAATCCCACCTTCGAACCAGCCGATCCGCAACCCTGGATGATCGTCGAGAATTCCGGTGAAGAGATACTTGGCGAACTGCTCGCGGAAGCCGTCGATGTTGATCATCATGCCGACCACCACGCTGTTGAACTGACATGGGGTTTTCGGCGGGGTCTCGCCGATGTGATGGGTGATCGGAAGGCCGGCGGCTTCGATCTCATCCCACACCGGTTTCATCGCGGTGCTGCCGTAATCGATCACATTGCCGTCGTCATCCTTGCCCGGGTTCAGCGGCAGCAGGAAGGTCTTGAGGCCCAACGACTTCAATTCGGCCAAAGTCTTTCTGGCGCCTGCCGGCTCCCACCAGTTGATCAGGCCCGCGCCGTAGAAGTGTCCGTTGGAACGCTCTTGCAACTCGGCGATGTACTCGTTGTAGATGCGGAACGCAAGTTCACGAAGTTGCTTGTCCGGGTAGTGAAACAGTGCAAGTATCGCATTGGGGAAGGCCAATTCCTTTTCGACGCCGTCGCCGTGCAGCTCTTGGATCCGGGCCTCGATGTTGGTGCTCGCGGCGCCGGGCAGGTCGTCGTACTGCATCAGCACGGCGCTGAAGTCGCCCGGTAGGAACGACTGCCCCTTGCGCCCGACTTGATAGGCGCCGTCCTCATACCAAATGCGTGGCGCCTTGTCCTTCAAGTCGTCCGGGAAACGCTCGTAGAAAATGTCGTCGGCCAGCGAGATGTGGTTGTCGGCCGAGAAGACGACGGTCCCTTGCGGCAGGCCCACATCGCTGTCTGCGGCGTGGCCGCGCCGATCCTTCGGAGCGCCGTAGCCCCCGGGCGGATAGAGCGAAGCGGTGGTTGTCGGCGTTGACATTATTGACCCTCCATTTGGATCGGCATTTCAGAAGTGATCATCGGGCTGCTCAATGGATTCCGTTTACCAGGTAACCGGAAGCTCGTAGACGCCGTAGGCGAGCCGGTCGTGTTTGAACGGGATCTCTTCGAACGGCACGGCCAGTTTCATGGTCGGGATGCGGCGCAACAGCGTCTGGAACACGATTTGCAGTTCCGCTCGCGCCAGTTGCTGGCCCACGCACTGATGGCGGCCGTACCCGAAGGCGACGTTGCGGTCGGCCCCCGCGCGGTGCACATACAGCCGGTCGGGCTCGGGGAAGGCGTCGGGATCCCAGTTGGCCGGGGCCAAGTCGATGATGATGCCTTCGCCGGCGCGAATGGTCTCTCCGGCGATGTGGATGTCTTCCAATGCCACGCGGCGCTGGCCGTTCTGGATGATGCTGAGGTAGCGCAGCAGCTCCTCCACCGCGTTGGCGAGAATTTTGGGCTCTTCGGTATCGCGGACCACGGCGAGCTGGTCGGGATTCTCAAGCAGCGCAAGCACTCCGAGCCCGATCATGTTGGCGGTCGTCTCGTGCCCGGCGATCAGCAATCCGGTGCCGAGCTGCGCGGCCTCCTTGACGCTGAGCTCACCGGCCTTGACGCGCTCGGCAAGGTCGGACACCGCATCCTCGGCGGGGTTTTCCATTTTGGTCTCGACCAACTGAGCCAGGTACTTGTGCAGGCTCATCGCGCCTTTGGCGGTGTCCGAGCCGGTGGCGTACCGCGCCAGCCCCATCGTGGCGTGCTCTTGGAACATCTCGGCGTCCTCGTAAGGCACCCCGAGCATCTGGCTGATCACCAGGGACGGGACCGGAAGCGCAATGGCGGCAACGATATCCGCGGGCTTCGGCCCGGCTAGCATGGTATCGATGTGGTCGTCGGTGATCTGCTGGATCGTCGGCCGCAGGCCTTCCACCCGCCGGAAGGTGAACGGTTTGGACAGCATCCGCCGGAACCGGGTGTGCTCGTCGCCGTCGGCGGTGAACACCGACCGGGGCCGCTTGTGCACGGTCGACAACATGCCTTCGTTCCAGTGCGGGAAACCGGGCACCCGGTCGTCGACACTGACCCGCGAGTCGGAGAACAGTTCGCGCACTTGCTCATAACCCGTGATGAGCCATGGGGTGCTGCCATCCCAGATGCGAACCCGCGACAAGGGTCGCTCTTCGGCCAGCGCCATCACGTCCGGGGGCGGGGCGAACGGGCAGCGCTCGTTGCGAGCCATCGGGTAATCGGGAATCTCGGAAACGGCCTGCGCCGTACGACTCGTCAATGCGTCTGACATCTCATTCCTCGATATAGATGGCCTGAGCGGGGCACGCCGCGGCGGCCTGGCGTACCGCTTCGGTTTGCTCGGCGGATGGCTCCTCATTGAGCAGGACGACGACACCGTCTTCGTCTCGCTGGTCGAAAACCTCGGGTGCGTTCATCACGCAGTTGCCCGAGGATGCGCAAATGTTCTGGTCGACAGTCACTTTCATCAGCAAGCTCTTCATTCGTGCGGAGTGACCGGCGCCAGCCACAGCCCCACGATCGCGTCGATGAGGCCGAATGCGGCTGCGCGCCAGGAGGGCTGGGCCATTGCGACGCCCGCGGCGAGCGCACGTTCGCGATCGGCGCAGGTGTGCATCAACAGGTTTCGGGCCATGATGTTGCGTTCGAAGTGCACATCAGCCGGTAGATCGGGCAGGCAGCGGTTGAAGCCGTCGACCACCTGGACCAGTGACGGCGAACTGAGCGCGCCCTTCACGACGATGTTGTAGTAGGCCGGATCCGTCATCGCCTGTGCCGCAAACCGCGCGTACCAAGTGGGGTTGCCGAGATCCGCCAGGTGGTCGGTCAGCGGGCGCACCAAACAGGCCACCCAGTCCCGCAATTC
The DNA window shown above is from Mycobacterium sp. Aquia_216 and carries:
- a CDS encoding amidohydrolase family protein, which codes for MSTPTTTASLYPPGGYGAPKDRRGHAADSDVGLPQGTVVFSADNHISLADDIFYERFPDDLKDKAPRIWYEDGAYQVGRKGQSFLPGDFSAVLMQYDDLPGAASTNIEARIQELHGDGVEKELAFPNAILALFHYPDKQLRELAFRIYNEYIAELQERSNGHFYGAGLINWWEPAGARKTLAELKSLGLKTFLLPLNPGKDDDGNVIDYGSTAMKPVWDEIEAAGLPITHHIGETPPKTPCQFNSVVVGMMINIDGFREQFAKYLFTGILDDHPGLRIGWFEGGIAWVPWALQDAEHLMGSYQHMFNRQLEHDVRYYWDTHMSASFMVDPLGLQLIDQIGVDKVMWSSDYPHNESTYGYSEKSLKSVVDAVGPANAKKIVSDNITKFLDLQ
- a CDS encoding cytochrome P450 → MSDALTSRTAQAVSEIPDYPMARNERCPFAPPPDVMALAEERPLSRVRIWDGSTPWLITGYEQVRELFSDSRVSVDDRVPGFPHWNEGMLSTVHKRPRSVFTADGDEHTRFRRMLSKPFTFRRVEGLRPTIQQITDDHIDTMLAGPKPADIVAAIALPVPSLVISQMLGVPYEDAEMFQEHATMGLARYATGSDTAKGAMSLHKYLAQLVETKMENPAEDAVSDLAERVKAGELSVKEAAQLGTGLLIAGHETTANMIGLGVLALLENPDQLAVVRDTEEPKILANAVEELLRYLSIIQNGQRRVALEDIHIAGETIRAGEGIIIDLAPANWDPDAFPEPDRLYVHRAGADRNVAFGYGRHQCVGQQLARAELQIVFQTLLRRIPTMKLAVPFEEIPFKHDRLAYGVYELPVTW
- a CDS encoding ferredoxin translates to MKVTVDQNICASSGNCVMNAPEVFDQRDEDGVVVLLNEEPSAEQTEAVRQAAAACPAQAIYIEE
- a CDS encoding TetR family transcriptional regulator, with the translated sequence MTAAGRAVRTERASSTQEAILVAAERLYAEHGVFAVSNRQVSEAAGQGNNAAVGYHFGTKADLVRAIEEKHRGPVEELREQMVADLLASGDNAELRDWVACLVRPLTDHLADLGNPTWYARFAAQAMTDPAYYNIVVKGALSSPSLVQVVDGFNRCLPDLPADVHFERNIMARNLLMHTCADRERALAAGVAMAQPSWRAAAFGLIDAIVGLWLAPVTPHE